The Argentina anserina chromosome 3, drPotAnse1.1, whole genome shotgun sequence genome includes a region encoding these proteins:
- the LOC126788013 gene encoding F-box/LRR-repeat protein At3g26922-like, translating into MGSMANSEATNRDRIRELPDEHVLHIISLLPTVDAVRTTVLSKKWNRRWTKFETLDFDNRRDFRRHTNLSTFVTFVSRVLYYRDATPILLFRLKMSRCRYLPCVGHWIQAAVRRGVVELDLHLDFNNWADFKLPLCIFGCKTLEVLKLTLRPWTVEGEIPSLGRFPKLRFLHVKMFDPEKNEMEKLLSHFPVLEELTIDGTSKAEIIYGSTTSNFLFSAPKLKTLKIGLEGLHEPIDIHVCAPELENINLQRLGLTKCFLDGSTDSLVTASITFREYVEEYKEEYDGYTMELLKQVSDVKCLSVSAHHLKDLYLPENWLLPSFGNVNQLTLVFGDHSCWELLAQFLNNACNLEVLVLDDTSERTEDDEEIHWNPPEEVSGSLSPNLKTIVLKGFKGRRCEMRMIKYLLKIGQLLNKMTISPGRHLSYNEQNEFYTEFMMFNRAETCHIEFMQMQV; encoded by the exons ATGGGTTCGATGGCAAATTCTGAAGCAACAAACCGAGATAGGATCAGAGAATTACCTGATGAACATGTATTGCACATAATTTCGCTTCTTCCTACAGTGGATGCTGTCAGGACCACCGTTTTGTCTAAAAAATGGAACAGAAGGTGGACCAAGTTTGAAACTCTGGATTTTGACAATCGAAGGGATTTTCGGAGGCACACAAATTTGAGTACTTTTGTAACTTTTGTATCTCGTGTGCTCTACTATCGTGATGCAACACCTATACTTTTGTTTCGTCTGAAAATGTCTCGTTGCCGTTATTTACCATGTGTTGGGCATTGGATTCAGGCTGCTGTTAGGCGTGGAGTAGTTGAGCTTGATCTCCATTTAGATTTTAATAATTGGGCTGATTTTAAGTTGCCTCTGTGCATTTTCGGGTGCAAAACACTAGAGGTTTTGAAACTGACTTTGCGACCCTGGACAGTTGAAGGTGAAATTCCAAGTTTAGGCCGTTTCCCAAAACTCAGGTTCCTCCATGTTAAAATGTTTGATcctgaaaaaaatgaaatggaGAAGCTTTTGTCTCACTTCCCAGTACTTGAAGAGTTGACTATAGATGGAACCTCTAAAGCGGAGATCATATATGGTTCTACCACTTCCAATTTCCTGTTCTCTGCACCGAAACTGAAGACATTGAAAATAGGTTTGGAAGGTCTGCATGAGCCTATTGATATCCATGTATGTGCCCCAGAGCTGGAAAATATCAACCTCCAGCGGCTTGGTTTAACCAAGTGTTTTCTTGATGGGAGTACTGACTCCCTAGTCACTGCCAGTATTACTTTCAGAGAATATGTAGAAGAGTACAAAGAAGAATACGATGGTTATACAATGGAGCTTTTGAAGCAGGTGTCTGATGTTAAATGTCTATCTGTTTCAGCTCATCACTTAAAG GATCTGTATCTCCCTGAGAATTGGTTGCTCCCTTCTTTTGGTAATGTGAACCAATTGACGTTGGTTTTTGGGGATCACAGTTGCTGGGAATTGCTAGCTCAGTTTCTCAATAACGCATGTAATCTCGAAGTTCTTGTCTTAGACGAT ACAAGTGAGAGAACTGAAGATGACGAAGAAATTCACTGGAATCCACCAGAGGAAGTGTCTGGTAGTTTATCACCAAACCTGAAGACTATCGTCCTTAAGGGGTTCAAGGGAAGGCGGTGCGAGATGAGAATGATAAAGTATCTGTTGAAGATTGGTCAGTTGTTGAATAAGATGACGATTTCTCCAGGTCGACATCTTTCGTACAATGAACAGAACGAGTTCTACACAGAGTTTATGATGTTCAATAGGGCAGAAACTTGTCATATTGAATTCATGCAGATGCAAGTTTAG